One Ranitomeya imitator isolate aRanImi1 chromosome 4, aRanImi1.pri, whole genome shotgun sequence genomic window, tgaatagtaggtttatgcaccacagcaagcctttgagggatcctacaccttgaggtttgagggacttcagaggcaccagcagcttcaaatatctgtttgctgctttgcaatggctttttagcagctgctctcttaaccctatgaacttgcctggcagaaaccttcttcattatgcctttatcagcacaaacatgtctgtgctcagaatcagccacaaatctcttcacagtatgatgatcacgcttaagttttcgggaaatatcaaaTGTTttctaccttgtccaaggcattgcactatttaatgcttttcagcagcagaaagatccttaataatgtggaacatcatgtttaagtagttttcctttaattagaatcacctggaaaactaattatcacatgtgtttaagattgatttcagtgatccattgagccctgagacacaataccatccatgagtttatttgaaaacaaaacaattaaatctttatgacactgatGGTGGGTTTGTTGATATTCATGTGCTGATGCTTGATCTAGTGATGCactcatttaataataataatcttctttatttttatatagcgctaacatattccgcagcgctttacacctttgcacacattatcatcactgtccctgatggggctcacaatctagaatccctatcagtatgtctttggaatgtgggaggaaaccggagtgcccggaggaaacccacgcaaacacggagagaacatttgcagatgttgtcctgggtgggattagaacccaggaccccagagctgcaaggttgcagtgctaaccactgcgccaccgtgctgccctattggatttttctggtgacatattcatgtattgatggtggttctaatgacatatttatgtactgatggtacaTGGTGATTTTTATAGTATTGATGGCTCTAGTGCTCTAATTATGTGCTGATGATGATTTTTGCttcgtattcatgtactgatgatggctcTGATGATGAGTCTATCAACAGAATCATCATCAGTAGATGAATACAGCACTAGAGCAACTATCACTACATAAATATGTTACCAGAACCAGAAGACAttaccagaaccactgtcagttttGTGCAAGCTGTTTTTGTCGCATGACGGACATAAAAACATCAAAGGTATCCCATTATTTATAATGGGGGTATGTTTATTTTCCATTAAGATATTTGCCGAATGCAAGACACGTTAATTGAAACAAGACGGCCCGATTATAGTTACGCTTTATTAGTTTCCATAACTAAACTTGGGTTCTACATTACAATATTGGACATCAGGGATGAATATTGCTATTTTTCccctgtattgtgtaaatggtccaCAAAAAATGATTGGTTCTGTATTTAACTGTAATGTATTAGCTTCAGACAACCTGCTGACTTTGCACCTGTCTCCTTGCTAATAAGTAATAAAAGAAACGTATTCATCGGATTCAGATGTCCTCGTCTTTCACTTGATAAAAGTTGAAGGTTTTACCTGTTTTTTTCTAGCCTCCTCCGCTGCTGTTACACAATAcgcataaataattttttttcattacttcaTACATTAACGCAACCAGCTCGTCTACATACGTTACTACTCACAGGCTTTCCCACACAGTGATATCTCCAAGCTCAGAGGTAGAACGTCTCACACAGCTGTCAAAATAGAGAGACAGTGGAGAGCCTTTTATTACTAAATTTCTACTTTTTCTAACTAAAATATTATTAGTTTCCTAGTAGGTGAAAACAAATAAGTAATTTATGGAAATAGTAGGGGTACAATTAGGAATGCCAAGCAACTTCTAAATCATTTGCAGGATCTAAGTTCTTCAAGCACCCCCATATACATTAGTCTGCCAGCTGTACCCGTCGATAGTGGCGGTTTAGTCTGACGTAAATCTTATATGTATGGCCAGCTTAACAACTAGACCATTAAACTTGAAGCATCTAGCAACAGAAGAGAGGAAAATATTACCCAAAATGGTGGCTGGTCATATGGAATCCTTTGAGACTTACCTAGGAAGATAAGGGTGAGGATGGAACTGATGCGGAAACAATGGTCCACGTATCCCTGGTAGTGCCAGCATCAGGGAGGGTACAGGCCGTAACGTAGTCAGCTCTGGTCGTAGCGCCACTCTACTGTGTCCCAAGCTGATAACTGGTACATGAGCGGGCAGTTCGTCTCTCCCCACAGGTGGCCGCTTTTCATCTGTGAGGGGTTCAGAGGGTGATGTTGGAGAACCGGCTGGTGGAGCGTCAACTGTGTTTGGCTGCCTGTCCATAGAGCTTTTATCGTCCTCCATTGTTGCATATGTGCCGTCACTCGGTGTCCCTTTGTCATCAGAAGGACACATGAGAACATAGAATACCTAAGGGTAACAAAATGTAGGTGTGAGAGAGTGGATAATCCAAGAGCATGGGGAGCTAGGAGGAAGAAGGGGGATGGGAACATGGGTGAGATAGAAAACTGGATGCTCCGAAAGAGGGAAAATGATGAGTAAGATATAAAACATGGTCAGGTGAAGGAGAAGGGATTGTGGTCTGTACTCTAGACGGACATTTGACCTTCCTACGTAGAACAGATTTCTGGGCTATGAGCTGGAGAGTAGtgataagcgagcactaaaatgctcgggtgctcgttgctcgggtggagcaatttgtaatactcgggtagtaggccagaacaacgagcccaatttaagtctatgggaaacccgagcatttttactgTGATCCCCccctggggtccttttaaggtctaaaaacgtctgaaaatgatggaaacactgctcagatgacatgggaacatcatgaggatcgcccctggaagcatttctgactcccaggtcacagctttGAGCAATGCTGTCGGAGTCTTACACCAATTTTACAGGCACactcaaaaacatacaaaaacgaaaccaaaatggattttcttgggaaatatgttaaggtacatcctttccagggtaatgacttacatataaggcaaaataattacccaaaaacaaaaatgttcctccaccactttggctatgttcacacgtagcgtttttgatgcatttttcaactttagcattgctttcaaccaatacaaatgcattcactgggaaatggcattgtaacatttaacaaccctagctggccatgtggtgtgtgacacatcatcaga contains:
- the LYL1 gene encoding protein lyl-1 isoform X3, producing MCAVTRVFYVLMCPSDDKGTPSDGTYATMEDDKSSMDRQPNTVDAPPAGSPTSPSEPLTDEKRPPVGRDELPAHVPVISLGHSRVALRPELTTLRPVPSLMLALPGIRGPLFPHQFHPHPYLPSCVRRSTSELGDITVWESLPYLRASNLIPIFAGRYKRRSHSDILEAPFIGEDTKESKQTGQNVIAADSFCEFDNHKKSPVGSSLTAGNVGDSRM